In Geotalea uraniireducens, the genomic window TTCCCTACCTGAAGTCGATCATGGGTTTCATGGGCATTGAGGACTTCGAAGCGGTCGTGGTTGAGGGGGGTGACGCCATTCCGGAGCGTGCCGAGGAGTTCATCGGCAGGGCCACCGAACAGGCAATTACTCTTGCCGCCACTTTTTAAACGACGGCGATGCAGGTTTGCTCCATACTGATGAAGAAGGTGAGTTCGGCTTGTCGCGGGAAAACACCCCGGGGTGCGGCTGATTCCGACTTCCGGAATCCGACCTGACAAGGGATTGCAGCATCTGCATGTCCTGGGGCAATGGCATCTTGCCCGGCATGCGAATACCTGTGGCAGGAGAGCCGCTCCCCTGGTAACAACAGCGCCCCACAGGCGGTCATTAGGAAATTTCTGCATACCCCGGATTGGAAGCCTGATAGGCTTGAGAAGCAGGATAACAACCACAGGAGGAAATAATGACAGAAATTCGTAGAAGCTATTGCGGTCTTTGTCATCCCCGCTGCGGGACCTTGCTGCATTATGAGAATGACAAAGTGGTGAAAGTCACTGGCGATCCGGATCATCCAATCAACCGGGGTGCTATCTGCGAACGCGGCCGGTTGATGCTGGACCACCTCTATCATCCGCAACGTTTGAATTTTCCTTTAAAAAGAGTTGGTGAAAAAGGCGAAGGCCGCTGGGAGCGGATCAGCTGGGACCAGGCCCTGGACGAAGTCGCTGAAAAGCTACATCAACCGTATTGGGCTCCATAACGTCTGTCAGCCTGGCACGCTGACGGATTGATCCCAGCGGGGTCGAAATCACGGCCCAGTACGCCAACATGCTTTGCCCGGATTGCCCGGAATTCTGTAGCCCGGAGATTGGAAGCTGGCCACACTCGGCACTGCTGTGTCGGATTGAGAAGGAGGAAGATAGACCCACGTGACGTTTGTTCTAATGTCAGGGGTCCTCATGTACATCGTACGCATCAAGACGTCATTAAAGGAGTAAACACATGATTGAACAATCAATCCTCGAAGACACCAAAACGTTCCTAGGCTATCTCGGTTTGACAGAAGAGCCGATCGGCGTCTATTACGCTGACTCCAAACCGGAACATGCGTTCGGCCCCAAGGCCGGCCCACCTATTTCTCGCGAATTGGAAGAGCAAGGGCAACTGAACATGCAGGAGGTCTTTCAAAACTTTTCCTGCGTCATTGGCAACATCTGGTTGGCAAGGAAGAAACGGGGTACCGCCTACATCTCTACTGAAGAGTATGGGTGCCCCGGCGGGATTTTTTACTGTTCCATGATGAAGCCAAACATCAGGTTCATTGAGCACTATGTAACCACAGGGTTTGAAGGAACCCCCATTCATGGTGAGCGGTACTTACCTTCCCCCGAGGCAATGAGAAAATTTCTGGACACGGTCAATCCCCGAAAAGCCCCGGCAAAATACTGCCTCTTCAAGCCTCTATCGCTATTTTCGGGAAGCGAGGTGCCTGAATTCGTCATCTTTTTTGCCCGCCCTGAAGTACTAAGCGGCCTGTTCACCCACACCACCTTCACCACCGGAGAGGCCGACAGTGTGGCGTCACCCTTCGGAGCCGGCTGCACCAACATTGTCTCCTGGCCTCTTTATTATCAGCAACAAGGCATAGAAAAAGCAGTGTTGGGCGGTTTTGACCCGTCAGCAAGAAAATACATGAAGACTGACGAATTAACGTTTACGGTTCCCTGGTCACTGTATCAAAAAATGCTGAAGGCATTGCCTGACTCCGTATTCAACGTCGATGGTGCATGGACGACCGTGCGCAAGAAGATCAATCATAGCGCCAAGATATGGGGTGAAGGCATTTGAACCGAATGTGTGAGCGGCACCTCTGCGTAACAAACTAAAGGCAGAGCGTGCCAACTCACCAGTTCGCATCAGCTTCTAAAATTTGTATTCGGGAAAAAGAGCTAAGTCTATAATTGCCTTAGCTCTCCATTCGCATCGTCTTCTGAATCATTCACAACACGCTTGCCCCCCTCTCTCGGGAGGACTGTTACTGTTACAAATCGATCAGAGCTGCCCCATGAATTTGTGGGTTTGCGGGATTACGCGGACATCGTGAAGGTTACGGCAGGCAATTTCCTGGAACTCGAGCAACTTGACCGGGCTGATGCCAATCCTGTTATCCGGGTTGGTGACCGGCTGTAGAATCAAAGGAATACTTCCGGCGACTGCTCTGACGATTTCGGCGCACCGTTCAATTTCCCAATCTTCCGTTTGCTCATCGACCACAACCTTTACGACTGTCTTCTTCGTCGCAGCGATTTCAAGGAAACGACGGTGATCATCCCATAAATCGGTACATCCGGAGGTGGACGGAATCTTGATATCCATACCGATCATGTCGATATGGCCGATGAGCCTTTCGAGAGCGGTGTGCATGACACCATTGGTTTCAAGATAAATGGGAAGAAACGCCCTCAGCTCCGGCAGCCACGAGTGGAGAATTTCATAATTCATCAGTGGCTCGCCGCCGGTGATACTGACGGAATGATGCACCCCGGTCCAGCCTCTGTGCCATCCGTCGACCAAGGCAAGTATCCGTTCAAGCGCTACCGGGTTTGTCACCGGAACAAAATCGCGACGGCCGGGAGTCTGCTCCATAAGGCACGGCTCGCCGGTGCGTGCAGTCGGCGTGTCACAGTAATCGCACTGCAAATTACAGCCGCGAAAACGGATGAAAACCTGTCGCAAACCGATCAGCTCGCCTTCACCCTGTATTGACGAAAAAACCTCGGCAAGTTCAGCGGGTGGACTATTCATAATAGGTGGCAGCAGCATTGTCCGACTCCCAGACGGTAATACTATCGACCTTCACGTTACCGTCGTTGAGCCGTAAGGAAAGCTCGTGGTACAGGTAGCACGAAATATTCTCCGAGGATGGCGACACTTCGCGGAACGGAGCTAATTCATTGAGATATTTGTGGTCAAGGGTGCGCAACAACGCATTGGTCTCCTGCTTGAGAATCTTGAAATCGATTCCCAGCCCCGCCTTATCGAGCTGCTGGACAGTCACGGAAACCTCGACTTTCCAGTTGTGACCATGCAGGTTTTCGCACTCCCCCTGATAATTGATAAGACAATGGGCCGCAGCGAAAGACGTTTGAATTTTAAGTTTATACATGACAATCCTTTTCCCGTAATTTGAGTGATAGATAGTAA contains:
- a CDS encoding 7-carboxy-7-deazaguanine synthase QueE, which codes for MNSPPAELAEVFSSIQGEGELIGLRQVFIRFRGCNLQCDYCDTPTARTGEPCLMEQTPGRRDFVPVTNPVALERILALVDGWHRGWTGVHHSVSITGGEPLMNYEILHSWLPELRAFLPIYLETNGVMHTALERLIGHIDMIGMDIKIPSTSGCTDLWDDHRRFLEIAATKKTVVKVVVDEQTEDWEIERCAEIVRAVAGSIPLILQPVTNPDNRIGISPVKLLEFQEIACRNLHDVRVIPQTHKFMGQL
- a CDS encoding molybdopterin-dependent oxidoreductase; the protein is MTEIRRSYCGLCHPRCGTLLHYENDKVVKVTGDPDHPINRGAICERGRLMLDHLYHPQRLNFPLKRVGEKGEGRWERISWDQALDEVAEKLHQPYWAP
- a CDS encoding DUF169 domain-containing protein; protein product: MIEQSILEDTKTFLGYLGLTEEPIGVYYADSKPEHAFGPKAGPPISRELEEQGQLNMQEVFQNFSCVIGNIWLARKKRGTAYISTEEYGCPGGIFYCSMMKPNIRFIEHYVTTGFEGTPIHGERYLPSPEAMRKFLDTVNPRKAPAKYCLFKPLSLFSGSEVPEFVIFFARPEVLSGLFTHTTFTTGEADSVASPFGAGCTNIVSWPLYYQQQGIEKAVLGGFDPSARKYMKTDELTFTVPWSLYQKMLKALPDSVFNVDGAWTTVRKKINHSAKIWGEGI
- the queD gene encoding 6-carboxytetrahydropterin synthase QueD, whose protein sequence is MYKLKIQTSFAAAHCLINYQGECENLHGHNWKVEVSVTVQQLDKAGLGIDFKILKQETNALLRTLDHKYLNELAPFREVSPSSENISCYLYHELSLRLNDGNVKVDSITVWESDNAAATYYE